One stretch of Streptomyces sp. NBC_00443 DNA includes these proteins:
- the dapF gene encoding diaminopimelate epimerase yields MSTRIAFLKGHGTENDFVIVPDPENAVDLPPSAVAALCDRRAGIGGDGLLHVVRSAAHPEAKDMATEAEWFMDYRNGDGSIAEMCGNGVRVFARYLQRAGHVTEGDLAVATRGGVKAVHIAKDGDVTVGMGQALLPEGDVTVSVGERSWPARHVNMGNPHAVAFVDDLAHAGDLYSPPPFSPASAYPDGVNVEFVVDRAPRHVALRVHERGAGETRSCGTGACAVAVAAARRDGADPAVTGAPVTYTVDVPGGTLVITERPDGEIEMTGPAVIVATGEIDAEWLETFAR; encoded by the coding sequence ATGAGCACGCGGATCGCCTTCCTCAAGGGCCACGGCACCGAGAACGACTTCGTGATCGTCCCGGACCCCGAGAACGCCGTCGACCTGCCCCCGAGCGCCGTTGCCGCCCTGTGCGACCGCCGCGCGGGCATCGGTGGTGACGGACTGCTGCACGTCGTGCGGTCCGCGGCGCACCCCGAAGCCAAGGACATGGCGACCGAGGCCGAGTGGTTCATGGACTACCGCAACGGCGACGGCTCGATCGCGGAGATGTGCGGGAACGGCGTGCGCGTCTTCGCGCGCTACCTCCAGCGTGCCGGACACGTCACCGAGGGGGACCTCGCGGTCGCCACCCGCGGAGGTGTGAAGGCCGTGCACATCGCCAAGGACGGTGACGTGACGGTCGGCATGGGCCAGGCGCTGCTCCCCGAGGGAGACGTCACGGTCAGCGTCGGTGAGCGCAGCTGGCCCGCGCGGCACGTGAACATGGGCAACCCGCACGCGGTCGCTTTCGTGGACGACCTCGCGCACGCCGGCGACCTGTACTCCCCGCCGCCGTTCAGCCCGGCCTCGGCGTACCCGGACGGTGTGAACGTCGAGTTCGTCGTCGACCGGGCGCCCCGGCACGTCGCGCTGCGTGTGCACGAGCGCGGTGCCGGCGAGACCCGGTCGTGCGGCACGGGCGCGTGCGCCGTCGCCGTGGCCGCCGCGCGGCGGGACGGGGCCGACCCGGCGGTCACCGGAGCTCCCGTGACGTACACCGTCGATGTGCCCGGCGGCACCCTGGTGATCACCGAGCGACCCGATGGCGAGATCGAGATGACCGGCCCCGCGGTGATCGTGGCCACAGGGGAGATCGACGCGGAGTGGCTGGAAACGTTCGCTCGTTGA
- a CDS encoding MazG nucleotide pyrophosphohydrolase domain-containing protein: MSSSPANLVREFHLAFGLDARSTPTEVSPELAAHRGELLAEEAEEAEEVAEVSVAGPLDKLAHELADVVYVAYGTALVHGIDLDAVLAEIHRSNMTKLGPDGRVARRADGKVLKGEHYEVPDVSSVLRRQGWGGDGA, from the coding sequence ATGAGTTCCTCTCCCGCCAACCTGGTCCGTGAATTCCACCTCGCCTTCGGTCTCGACGCCCGCAGTACACCGACCGAGGTCTCCCCGGAACTCGCCGCCCATCGTGGGGAACTGCTCGCCGAGGAGGCCGAGGAGGCCGAGGAGGTCGCCGAGGTGTCCGTCGCCGGCCCGCTCGACAAGCTCGCGCACGAGCTGGCCGACGTGGTCTACGTCGCGTACGGAACGGCCCTGGTCCACGGCATCGACCTCGATGCCGTCCTGGCCGAGATCCACCGGTCCAACATGACCAAGCTGGGCCCCGACGGCCGGGTCGCCCGCCGGGCCGACGGCAAGGTCCTCAAGGGTGAGCACTACGAAGTACCCGACGTATCGAGTGTGCTGCGCCGCCAGGGGTGGGGCGGCGACGGGGCCTAG
- the miaA gene encoding tRNA (adenosine(37)-N6)-dimethylallyltransferase MiaA, translating into MSSAPLAPRVIAVVGPTAAGKSDLGVFLAQQLGGEVVNADSMQLYRGMDIGTAKLTPQERAGVPHHLLDIWDVTVAASVAEYQRLARERIDALLAEGRWPILVGGSGLYVRGAVDNLEFPGTDPEVRARLEEELALRGSGALHARLAAADPEAAQAILPSNGRRIVRALEVIEITGQPFTANLPGHDSIYDTVQIGVDVARPELDERIASRVDRMWDAGLVDEVRELEAQGLRRGRTASRALGYQQVLAALAGECTLEEARAETVRATKRFARRQDSWFRRDPRVHWLSGAAADLTELPHLALALVERPVTA; encoded by the coding sequence GTGAGTAGTGCACCCCTCGCCCCCCGTGTCATCGCCGTAGTCGGACCCACCGCGGCCGGAAAGTCCGATCTGGGCGTTTTCCTCGCCCAGCAGCTCGGGGGTGAGGTCGTCAACGCCGACTCCATGCAGCTCTACCGAGGGATGGACATCGGCACCGCCAAGCTGACGCCCCAGGAGCGCGCGGGCGTGCCGCACCACCTCCTGGACATCTGGGACGTCACCGTCGCGGCGTCCGTCGCCGAGTACCAGCGGCTCGCGCGGGAGCGGATCGACGCACTGCTCGCCGAGGGGCGCTGGCCGATCCTGGTCGGCGGCTCGGGGCTGTACGTCCGTGGTGCCGTCGACAACCTGGAGTTCCCCGGCACCGACCCCGAGGTCAGGGCCCGGCTCGAGGAGGAGCTCGCGCTGCGCGGATCCGGCGCGCTGCACGCCCGCCTCGCCGCCGCCGACCCCGAGGCCGCGCAGGCGATCCTGCCCAGCAACGGCCGCCGTATCGTCCGGGCTCTCGAGGTGATCGAGATCACCGGCCAGCCCTTCACGGCCAATCTCCCCGGTCATGACTCGATCTACGACACGGTCCAGATCGGCGTCGACGTGGCCCGACCCGAGCTGGACGAGCGCATCGCGAGCCGGGTCGACCGGATGTGGGACGCCGGGCTCGTGGACGAGGTCCGCGAGCTCGAGGCGCAGGGGTTGCGCAGGGGGCGTACGGCCTCGCGCGCACTCGGGTACCAGCAGGTCCTCGCGGCGCTCGCCGGGGAGTGCACGCTGGAAGAAGCGCGGGCCGAGACCGTTCGTGCCACCAAGCGCTTCGCGCGCCGCCAGGATTCATGGTTCAGGCGCGACCCGCGGGTGCACTGGCTGAGTGGGGCTGCGGCAGATCTCACAGAACTTCCGCATCTCGCACTGGCGTTGGTCGAACGACCGGTTACAGCCTGA
- the miaB gene encoding tRNA (N6-isopentenyl adenosine(37)-C2)-methylthiotransferase MiaB, whose translation MSSSDRSQAVGVKTYEVRTYGCQMNVHDSERLSGLLEDAGYVRAPEGSDGDADVVVFNTCAVRENADNKLYGNLGHLAPMKTKRPGMQIAVGGCLAQKDRDTIVKRAPWVDVVFGTHNIGKLPVLLERARVQEEAQVEIAESLEAFPSTLPTRRESAYAAWVSISVGCNNTCTFCIVPALRGKEKDRRPGDILAEVEALVAEGVSEITLLGQNVNAYGSDIGDREAFSKLLRACGNIDGLERVRFTSPHPRDFTDDVIAAMAETPNAMPQLHMPLQSGSDTVLKAMRRSYRQDRYLGIIEKVRAAIPHAAITTDIIVGFPGETEEDFEQTLHVVREARFAQAFTFQYSKRPGTPAATMENQIPKKVVQARYERLVALQEEISWEENKKQVGRTFELMVAEGEGRKDGATHRLSGRAPDNRLVHFTKPEQDVRPGDVVTVEITYAAPHHLLAEGPALDVRRTRAGDAWEKRNTAEAATPAGVMLGLPKIGVPAPQPVTTGSGCGCD comes from the coding sequence ATGAGCAGCAGCGACCGGAGCCAGGCAGTGGGCGTGAAGACATACGAGGTGCGCACCTACGGGTGCCAGATGAACGTCCACGATTCCGAGCGATTGTCCGGGCTGCTCGAAGACGCCGGTTACGTACGCGCGCCCGAGGGCTCGGACGGCGACGCGGACGTAGTGGTATTCAACACCTGCGCGGTCCGTGAGAACGCCGACAACAAGCTGTACGGCAACCTCGGCCATCTCGCGCCGATGAAGACCAAGCGGCCCGGGATGCAGATCGCGGTCGGCGGCTGCCTCGCACAGAAGGACCGCGACACCATCGTGAAGCGGGCGCCCTGGGTGGACGTCGTCTTCGGCACGCACAACATCGGCAAGCTGCCCGTCCTGCTGGAACGCGCGCGCGTGCAGGAGGAGGCGCAGGTCGAGATCGCCGAGTCGCTGGAGGCGTTCCCGTCGACGCTGCCGACGAGGCGCGAGAGCGCCTACGCGGCCTGGGTGTCGATCTCCGTCGGCTGCAACAACACCTGCACCTTCTGCATCGTCCCGGCCCTGCGCGGCAAGGAGAAGGACCGCCGCCCCGGCGACATCCTCGCCGAGGTCGAGGCCCTGGTCGCCGAGGGCGTCAGCGAGATCACGCTGCTCGGCCAGAACGTCAACGCGTACGGCTCCGACATCGGCGACCGCGAGGCGTTCAGCAAGCTGCTGCGGGCCTGCGGGAACATCGACGGCCTGGAGCGCGTCCGCTTCACGTCCCCGCACCCGCGCGACTTCACCGACGACGTCATCGCCGCCATGGCCGAGACGCCGAACGCGATGCCGCAGCTGCACATGCCGCTCCAGTCCGGCTCGGACACGGTCCTGAAGGCGATGCGCCGCTCCTACCGTCAGGATCGCTACCTGGGGATCATCGAGAAGGTCCGCGCCGCCATCCCGCACGCCGCGATCACGACCGACATCATCGTGGGCTTCCCCGGCGAGACGGAGGAGGACTTCGAGCAGACGCTGCACGTGGTCCGCGAGGCCCGCTTCGCGCAGGCGTTCACCTTCCAGTACTCCAAGCGCCCCGGCACCCCCGCGGCCACCATGGAGAACCAGATCCCCAAGAAGGTCGTCCAGGCGCGCTACGAGCGCCTCGTTGCCCTTCAGGAGGAGATCTCCTGGGAGGAGAACAAGAAGCAGGTCGGCCGCACGTTCGAGCTGATGGTCGCCGAGGGCGAGGGCCGCAAGGACGGCGCCACCCACCGCCTGTCCGGGCGTGCCCCCGACAACCGCCTGGTCCACTTCACCAAGCCGGAGCAGGACGTCCGTCCCGGCGACGTGGTGACCGTCGAGATCACGTATGCCGCCCCGCACCACCTCCTCGCCGAGGGGCCCGCCCTGGACGTGCGCCGCACGCGCGCGGGTGACGCTTGGGAGAAGCGCAACACCGCCGAGGCCGCCACGCCCGCGGGCGTGATGCTCGGCCTCCCGAAGATCGGCGTCCCGGCTCCGCAGCCGGTGACGACGGGGAGCGGCTGCGGCTGCGACTGA
- a CDS encoding M1 family metallopeptidase, with product MLLIPRTEAQRPAPGAPRTRPGSPRRRKALALFAATASFGLLAASAPVTPLGIGDRLFPNLGNPGYDVASYDLSFRYSGSNDKPLQAVTTIDAWTTKDLDRVNLDFAHGKVESVQVDGEPATFRSAGEDLVVTPEEPLSDGSWTQITVRHTSDPVYTKGRDGGWVQTSDGLVMANQADAAHVVFPCNDHPSDKAMFTFRVTAPKGYTAVANGLPTDVDRAADATTWTYRTRHPMATELAQVSIGRSTVVRRTGPHGLPLRDVVPTKDRKQLEPWLKKTPGQISWMESKIGRYPLETYGLLMADAATGFELETQTLSLFERDLFTEAAYPKWYIESIMVHELAHQWFGDSVSPRTWSDLWLSEGHATWYEALYAAEKAGRPMEARMKAAYAASDRWRTAGGPPAAPKAAAAGKKNGIFRPNVYDGAALVLYALRQEIGAPDFERLERAWVKRHKDRSATTADFVALAEDISGRQLDGFMHAWLYGKKTPPMPGQPEWKAADPEKAAKKTVSEKAAKKVASGKAAKKSGAGNAAKKAGPKKAADK from the coding sequence ATGCTGCTCATCCCCCGCACCGAGGCTCAGCGACCAGCCCCTGGCGCTCCTCGCACCCGTCCCGGATCCCCGAGGCGACGCAAGGCGCTCGCGCTGTTCGCCGCAACCGCCTCCTTCGGTCTCCTCGCCGCCAGTGCCCCCGTCACGCCCCTGGGAATCGGCGACCGCCTCTTCCCGAACCTGGGCAACCCCGGCTACGACGTGGCGTCGTACGACCTGTCCTTCCGCTACTCCGGCTCCAACGACAAGCCCCTCCAGGCCGTCACCACGATCGACGCGTGGACGACCAAGGACCTGGACCGCGTCAACCTGGACTTCGCCCACGGAAAGGTCGAGTCCGTCCAGGTCGACGGGGAGCCGGCGACGTTCCGCAGCGCCGGTGAGGACCTCGTCGTCACTCCCGAGGAGCCGCTGTCCGACGGCAGCTGGACGCAGATCACCGTGCGGCACACCAGCGATCCCGTGTACACAAAGGGCCGGGACGGCGGCTGGGTGCAGACCTCGGACGGCCTTGTGATGGCCAACCAGGCCGACGCCGCCCACGTCGTGTTCCCGTGCAACGACCACCCGTCCGACAAGGCCATGTTCACCTTCCGGGTCACCGCGCCCAAGGGCTACACCGCTGTCGCCAACGGCCTGCCGACCGACGTGGACCGCGCGGCCGACGCGACGACATGGACGTACCGCACCCGGCACCCCATGGCCACCGAGCTCGCCCAGGTCTCCATCGGCCGCTCCACGGTGGTGCGTCGCACGGGCCCGCACGGGCTGCCCCTACGGGACGTCGTGCCCACCAAGGACCGCAAACAGCTCGAACCGTGGCTGAAGAAGACCCCCGGCCAGATCTCCTGGATGGAGAGCAAGATCGGGCGGTACCCCCTCGAGACGTACGGCCTGCTCATGGCGGACGCCGCCACCGGCTTCGAACTCGAGACCCAGACGCTCTCCCTCTTCGAGAGGGACCTCTTCACCGAGGCCGCCTACCCGAAGTGGTACATCGAGTCGATCATGGTGCACGAGCTGGCGCACCAGTGGTTCGGCGACAGCGTCAGCCCGCGCACCTGGTCCGACCTGTGGCTCAGCGAAGGGCACGCCACCTGGTACGAGGCCCTGTACGCGGCCGAGAAGGCGGGCAGGCCGATGGAAGCGCGGATGAAGGCCGCGTACGCCGCGTCCGACCGCTGGCGTACGGCCGGCGGACCGCCCGCGGCACCCAAGGCGGCAGCCGCCGGCAAGAAGAACGGCATTTTCCGGCCGAACGTCTATGACGGCGCGGCCCTGGTCCTTTACGCCCTCCGCCAGGAGATCGGCGCCCCGGACTTCGAGCGCCTGGAGCGCGCCTGGGTGAAGCGCCACAAGGACCGCTCCGCCACGACCGCGGACTTCGTCGCGCTCGCGGAGGACATCTCCGGACGCCAGCTCGACGGCTTCATGCACGCCTGGCTGTACGGCAAGAAGACCCCGCCGATGCCCGGTCAGCCGGAGTGGAAGGCCGCGGACCCCGAGAAGGCGGCGAAGAAGACGGTCTCCGAGAAGGCGGCCAAGAAGGTGGCCTCCGGGAAGGCGGCCAAGAAATCGGGCGCCGGGAACGCGGCCAAGAAGGCCGGCCCCAAGAAGGCAGCCGATAAATAA
- a CDS encoding antitoxin encodes MGLMHNLKAKLAPAKDKVSDFAQRHEEQVHHGLDKAARAVDQRTKGKYSDRIHTGTGKAKGAMGRLAHKDDDTATGSSTPPPDAPPPTT; translated from the coding sequence ATGGGTCTGATGCACAATTTGAAAGCCAAACTCGCCCCGGCCAAGGACAAGGTCTCCGACTTCGCGCAGCGGCACGAGGAGCAGGTCCATCACGGCCTCGACAAGGCCGCGAGGGCCGTCGACCAGCGGACCAAGGGCAAGTACAGCGACAGGATCCACACCGGCACGGGCAAGGCCAAGGGCGCCATGGGCCGACTCGCGCACAAGGACGACGACACGGCGACCGGCAGCAGCACACCTCCGCCGGACGCACCCCCGCCGACCACCTGA
- a CDS encoding TAXI family TRAP transporter solute-binding subunit — protein sequence MSKALTRISRRRALQGAAAGLVTLGLLLWWLLPLGEETPSGTITFSTGTRAGVYQEYGELLREELAKDMPQLNVRLLTSAGSQENVERVATGKADFTIAAADAVDTYRIDGKPVMDRLRGVARLYDDYVQLVVPPDSDIRSVADLKGKRVAIGLPHSGVRLIATRVLEAAGIDPEKDITPRSDGIDTGPKRLGHELDAFFWSGGVPTGGLEQIAETSAFRFVPIDAGLVAKVHAQGDAAHFYRATNMPESAYPTIQNGDTVPTIAVSNLLITRKDMDPRLTEWLTRTVIKSRDGIGAHVHSAQLVDLRTAIYTNPLTLHAGARNYYRSVKP from the coding sequence ATGTCCAAGGCACTCACCCGCATCAGCAGGCGCCGGGCCCTGCAGGGCGCGGCGGCCGGGCTCGTGACCCTCGGGTTGCTGCTGTGGTGGCTGCTGCCCCTCGGTGAGGAGACGCCGAGCGGGACGATCACTTTCAGTACGGGCACGCGCGCGGGGGTGTACCAGGAGTACGGCGAGCTTCTGCGCGAGGAGCTTGCCAAGGACATGCCGCAGCTGAACGTGCGGCTGCTGACCAGCGCCGGGTCCCAGGAGAACGTCGAGCGTGTGGCGACCGGCAAGGCCGACTTCACGATCGCCGCCGCCGACGCGGTGGACACGTACCGGATCGACGGCAAGCCCGTCATGGACCGGCTGCGCGGCGTCGCCCGCCTGTACGACGACTACGTACAGCTCGTCGTCCCGCCGGACTCGGACATCCGCTCCGTCGCCGACCTCAAGGGCAAGCGGGTGGCCATAGGGCTACCCCACTCCGGCGTGCGGCTGATCGCCACGCGCGTGCTGGAGGCCGCCGGCATCGACCCGGAGAAGGACATCACGCCCAGGTCGGACGGCATCGACACCGGGCCCAAGCGGCTGGGGCACGAGCTCGACGCGTTCTTCTGGTCGGGCGGGGTGCCCACGGGCGGGCTGGAGCAGATCGCCGAGACCTCCGCGTTCCGGTTCGTGCCGATCGACGCCGGCCTCGTCGCCAAGGTGCACGCCCAGGGCGACGCGGCCCACTTCTACCGGGCGACCAACATGCCGGAGTCGGCCTATCCGACCATCCAGAACGGCGACACGGTGCCCACGATCGCCGTCTCCAACCTGTTGATCACCCGCAAGGACATGGACCCCCGGCTCACCGAATGGCTGACCCGGACGGTGATCAAGAGTCGCGACGGCATCGGCGCCCACGTCCACTCCGCGCAACTCGTCGACCTGCGCACGGCGATCTACACCAACCCCCTGACCCTGCACGCCGGGGCTCGGAACTATTACCGCTCGGTGAAGCCGTAG
- a CDS encoding RelA/SpoT family protein, which translates to MSAEATNPATPGPVAGPVTPAVPRRKARARIDLRRLGRAALLGPASRGRLPDAIGHVVDAHRAHHSDADLEPLRRAYVLAESSHRGQMRKSGEPYITHPLAVTLILAELGAETTTLTASLLHDTVEDTDVTLDQVGEQFGAEVRFLVDGVTKLEKVDYGAAAEPETFRKMLVATGNDVRVMSIKLADRLHNMRTLGVMRPEKQARIAKVTRDVLIPLAERLGVQALKTELEDLVFAILHPEEYKHTRELIVGNVARADDPLAEMADEMRKVLREAGIQAEVLIRPRHFVSVHRVSRKRGRMRGSDFGRLLVLVSEDADCYGVLGELHTCMTPVVSEFKDFIAVPKFNLYQSLHTAVARADGQVAEVLIRTHQMHKVAEAGVVALGNPYAHPSEEQAASSDGERADPTRPGWLSRLLDWQEAAPDPDTFWSTLREDLAQDREITVYRPDGGALGLPEGATCVDAAYAQYGEDAHACIGARVNGRLATLSTVLRDGDTVQLLMGQDPASEPSREWLEHAHTPAARIAIQRWLTTHPQQGDAAEEPVTQFRSSAEESGSPPADADVPAVRLAVEGPLGRPAASVLVDRPGATVRLAGCCTPVPPDEVTGFTVRGGVVTVHRIECAAVARMKSAGRAEVDVRWGDTTECRVTLVAESFVRPHLLADLTEAMAMEGAEIVSATVEPPTQQRVRHTYTVQLPDAALLPGLMRAMRNVAGVYDVTRAQPQTQGA; encoded by the coding sequence ATGAGTGCGGAGGCCACGAATCCCGCGACGCCAGGCCCGGTAGCAGGCCCTGTGACGCCTGCGGTGCCACGCAGGAAGGCCCGCGCACGCATCGACCTGCGCCGCCTCGGCCGGGCTGCGCTGCTCGGCCCCGCCTCGCGCGGCCGGCTGCCCGACGCGATCGGCCATGTCGTCGACGCGCACCGGGCCCACCACTCCGACGCCGACCTCGAACCCCTGCGCCGCGCCTATGTACTGGCGGAGTCCTCGCACCGCGGCCAGATGCGCAAGAGCGGCGAGCCGTACATCACGCACCCGCTCGCCGTGACCCTGATCCTCGCCGAACTCGGCGCCGAAACCACGACCTTGACGGCGTCCTTGCTCCACGACACCGTCGAGGACACCGACGTGACGCTCGATCAGGTAGGCGAGCAGTTCGGTGCGGAGGTCCGCTTCCTCGTCGACGGCGTGACCAAGCTGGAGAAGGTCGACTACGGCGCCGCCGCCGAGCCTGAGACCTTCCGCAAGATGCTCGTTGCGACCGGCAACGACGTCCGTGTGATGTCGATCAAACTCGCCGACCGGCTGCACAACATGCGCACCCTCGGCGTGATGCGCCCCGAGAAACAGGCCCGCATCGCCAAGGTGACCCGCGACGTCCTCATCCCGCTCGCCGAGCGGCTCGGCGTCCAGGCGCTCAAGACGGAACTGGAAGACCTGGTCTTCGCGATCCTGCACCCCGAGGAGTACAAGCACACACGGGAGTTGATCGTCGGCAACGTCGCACGCGCCGACGATCCGCTCGCGGAGATGGCCGACGAGATGCGCAAGGTCCTGCGCGAGGCAGGCATCCAGGCAGAAGTCCTCATCAGGCCACGGCATTTCGTCTCCGTGCACCGGGTGTCCCGCAAGCGCGGCCGGATGCGCGGCTCCGACTTCGGGCGGCTGCTGGTCCTGGTGAGCGAGGACGCGGACTGTTACGGCGTCCTGGGTGAGCTGCACACCTGTATGACGCCGGTCGTCTCGGAGTTCAAGGACTTCATCGCCGTCCCCAAGTTCAACCTGTACCAGTCGCTGCACACGGCCGTCGCCCGCGCGGACGGCCAGGTCGCCGAAGTCCTCATCCGGACCCACCAGATGCACAAGGTCGCCGAGGCCGGTGTCGTGGCGCTCGGCAATCCCTACGCTCATCCTTCGGAGGAGCAGGCCGCGTCGAGCGACGGCGAGCGCGCCGACCCCACGCGCCCTGGCTGGCTGTCCCGCCTTCTCGACTGGCAGGAGGCCGCCCCCGACCCGGACACCTTCTGGTCCACGCTGCGGGAGGACCTGGCCCAGGACCGTGAGATCACCGTTTACCGGCCCGATGGTGGCGCCCTCGGCCTGCCCGAGGGCGCGACCTGTGTGGACGCCGCGTACGCCCAGTACGGCGAGGACGCGCACGCGTGCATCGGTGCCCGCGTCAACGGCCGCCTGGCGACCCTCAGTACGGTGCTGCGGGACGGCGACACCGTCCAGCTCCTGATGGGCCAGGATCCGGCCTCGGAGCCCTCCAGGGAGTGGCTGGAGCACGCCCACACGCCCGCCGCGCGGATCGCCATCCAGCGGTGGCTGACCACCCACCCCCAGCAGGGTGACGCCGCCGAGGAGCCTGTGACGCAGTTCCGGTCCTCGGCCGAGGAATCGGGGAGCCCGCCGGCCGACGCGGACGTTCCTGCCGTACGCCTGGCCGTCGAGGGGCCACTCGGGCGACCAGCCGCCAGCGTTCTCGTCGACCGGCCCGGCGCGACCGTACGCCTCGCCGGTTGCTGCACGCCCGTACCGCCCGACGAGGTCACCGGGTTCACCGTGCGCGGGGGAGTGGTGACGGTTCACCGCATCGAGTGCGCCGCGGTGGCGCGTATGAAGAGCGCCGGGCGCGCGGAGGTCGACGTGCGCTGGGGTGACACCACCGAGTGCCGGGTCACGCTGGTCGCCGAATCGTTCGTTCGCCCCCACCTCCTGGCGGACCTCACCGAAGCCATGGCCATGGAGGGGGCGGAGATCGTCTCGGCGACGGTCGAACCCCCGACCCAGCAGCGCGTACGCCACACGTACACCGTCCAACTGCCGGACGCGGCGCTGCTGCCGGGGCTCATGCGGGCGATGCGGAACGTGGCGGGCGTGTACGACGTGACGAGGGCGCAACCGCAGACGCAGGGGGCGTGA
- a CDS encoding class III extradiol dioxygenase subunit B-like domain-containing protein has translation MLVAAAVCPCPPLLVPQVAAGAAPELDAARAACTDALGVLAAARPDLLVVVGPAEESGHGTYAEGTPGSFRGFGVDVDVRLGAQAAEEPRRALPTSLAVAAWLLERTTWADAPIEGLGVREPLEAERCIDIGRDTAARADRVALLVMGDSSACRTLKAPGYLDERAAPFDASVARALGEADVAALKELDTELARELKASGRASWQVLAGAAEEAGLEGALLYEDAPYGVAYLVATWS, from the coding sequence ATGCTTGTCGCTGCCGCAGTCTGCCCCTGCCCGCCTCTCCTCGTCCCGCAGGTCGCCGCGGGGGCTGCACCCGAGCTGGACGCCGCGCGGGCGGCGTGCACGGACGCGCTCGGCGTCCTCGCAGCCGCCAGGCCCGACCTTCTCGTGGTCGTCGGACCTGCTGAGGAGAGCGGCCACGGAACGTACGCCGAAGGTACGCCGGGCTCGTTCCGGGGCTTCGGCGTGGACGTCGACGTTCGACTGGGCGCGCAGGCGGCGGAGGAGCCACGGCGTGCGCTGCCGACCTCGCTCGCTGTCGCGGCGTGGCTGCTGGAGCGGACCACCTGGGCGGACGCCCCGATCGAGGGGCTCGGTGTGAGGGAACCTCTCGAGGCCGAGCGGTGTATTGATATCGGAAGGGACACCGCCGCCCGAGCCGACCGGGTGGCGCTGTTGGTGATGGGCGACTCCAGTGCCTGCCGCACGCTCAAGGCTCCTGGCTACCTCGATGAGCGGGCGGCACCCTTCGACGCGTCCGTCGCGCGTGCCCTGGGCGAGGCGGACGTGGCCGCCCTCAAGGAGCTGGACACCGAGCTCGCACGCGAGTTGAAGGCCTCCGGCCGAGCCTCCTGGCAGGTCCTCGCGGGCGCTGCCGAGGAGGCGGGACTTGAGGGCGCCTTGCTCTATGAGGACGCGCCGTACGGCGTGGCGTACCTGGTCGCGACCTGGTCGTAG